One window of the Marinilactibacillus sp. Marseille-P9653 genome contains the following:
- a CDS encoding amidohydrolase — protein MKTLIKNVHVLTMDIEKREYPKGYILIEDSNISSVGSMEHLPEEMEGTEVIDGHQAIAMPGMINTHTHVGMIPFRSLGDDYPDRLRRFLFPLEKDCMTAELAYHSGKYAIAEMQLAGVTTFMDMYYFEDAIAQATEEMGSRAILGETVIDFPTCDTTTAHGGLDYARSFIPKWLNHELITPAIAPHAPNTNSPEALQEAVKLSEMYQVPITMHVSEMDYEQEYFQNTFGQTPVEFLSSIGALTNRFVAAHCIHLSDKDIELLKDHKVSVAHCIGANTKSAKGVARVKDLLEQGIPVGLGTDGPSSGNTLDLFTQMKLFANFHKTNLKDRSAFPASEIVELATMGGAKVLGLQNKVGSLETGKKADIVLVETQSVNMFPIFDPYAALVYSANASNVQDVFIHGKRKIKDKQLNENNLNTLRQNLFEHMEDFTASAKDRL, from the coding sequence ATGAAAACACTCATTAAAAATGTGCATGTGTTAACGATGGATATAGAAAAAAGAGAGTACCCCAAAGGCTATATTTTAATAGAAGATAGTAACATTTCTTCTGTTGGGAGTATGGAGCATCTTCCCGAAGAAATGGAGGGTACAGAAGTCATTGATGGTCATCAGGCCATCGCTATGCCAGGAATGATCAATACCCATACACATGTCGGGATGATTCCTTTTCGGTCATTAGGAGATGATTATCCAGACCGTCTACGCCGTTTCCTTTTCCCTTTAGAAAAGGATTGTATGACCGCAGAATTAGCCTATCATAGTGGGAAGTATGCAATTGCAGAAATGCAATTGGCCGGGGTTACAACTTTTATGGATATGTACTACTTCGAAGACGCGATAGCGCAAGCAACCGAGGAGATGGGCTCGCGGGCTATTTTAGGAGAGACTGTGATTGATTTTCCGACCTGTGATACAACGACTGCACATGGAGGGCTTGATTACGCACGCTCGTTCATTCCAAAATGGTTAAACCATGAATTGATCACACCAGCCATTGCACCACATGCACCAAATACGAATAGTCCAGAAGCCTTGCAAGAAGCGGTTAAACTGTCTGAAATGTATCAAGTACCGATTACGATGCATGTTTCAGAAATGGACTATGAGCAGGAGTACTTCCAGAATACTTTTGGTCAGACCCCTGTTGAGTTTCTTTCTAGTATTGGTGCATTAACTAACCGATTCGTAGCGGCTCATTGTATTCATTTGAGTGATAAAGACATTGAGTTACTGAAGGATCATAAAGTAAGTGTTGCGCATTGCATCGGGGCAAATACGAAATCAGCAAAAGGTGTAGCGAGAGTAAAAGATTTACTGGAACAAGGGATACCCGTTGGTTTAGGGACAGATGGTCCAAGCAGTGGAAATACCCTTGACTTGTTTACTCAAATGAAGCTGTTTGCGAATTTTCATAAAACGAATCTGAAAGATAGGAGTGCCTTTCCAGCATCTGAGATCGTAGAACTCGCTACGATGGGGGGGGCGAAAGTATTAGGGTTACAAAACAAGGTTGGGTCACTGGAAACTGGTAAAAAAGCAGATATCGTATTAGTGGAAACACAATCCGTTAATATGTTTCCGATATTCGATCCCTATGCGGCATTAGTTTACTCAGCGAATGCAAGCAATGTTCAGGACGTCTTTATCCATGGAAAAAGAAAAATCAAAGATAAACAATTGAACGAAAACAATCTGAATACATTACGTCAAAATCTTTTTGAACATATGGAGGATTTTACTGCTAGCGCTAAAGATCGTCTTTAA
- a CDS encoding 6-phospho-alpha-glucosidase: protein MDKKFSVVIAGGGSTFTPGIVRMLLENLDRFPLRTLKLYDNDEERQATLGKALAILMKEQAPDIDFSFTTDPEEAFTDVDFCMAHIRVGKYAMREQDEKIPLNHGVIGQETCGPGGIAYGLRSIGGMIELIDLMEKYSPDCWMLNYSNPAAIVAEACRVMRPDSKVLNICDMPVGTLRRMSQIVGKTPDELEVRYFGLNHFGWWTSIKDKSGHEYLDQIREYVAENGYLTSVEVETQHTDPSWQQTHKKAKDLLAVNPRYLPNTYLKYYLYPDDEVRHSDCSYTRANEVMNGREKEVFDAARTITEKGTAAGDEFHIDSHASFIVDLARAIAFNTHERMLMIVENNGAIANFPDDTMVEVPCLVGVDGPEPLAQGKIPEFEKTLMYQQVTVEKMVVEAYIEGSYLKLWQALTLSKTVPSAGVAKALLDDLIEANKGFWPELT, encoded by the coding sequence ATGGATAAAAAGTTTTCAGTCGTTATTGCCGGTGGAGGAAGCACGTTTACACCAGGAATCGTTCGAATGTTATTAGAAAATCTGGACCGTTTCCCCTTACGCACATTGAAGTTATACGATAATGATGAAGAAAGACAAGCAACCTTAGGAAAAGCTCTTGCTATTTTGATGAAAGAACAAGCACCAGATATAGATTTTTCTTTCACAACGGATCCAGAAGAAGCGTTCACAGATGTTGATTTCTGTATGGCACACATTCGGGTCGGGAAATACGCAATGCGTGAACAAGATGAAAAAATCCCTTTAAATCACGGCGTTATTGGACAAGAGACTTGTGGTCCTGGTGGCATTGCTTACGGGTTGAGAAGTATCGGTGGAATGATTGAATTAATTGATCTGATGGAAAAATATTCTCCCGACTGCTGGATGCTGAACTACTCAAACCCTGCAGCGATCGTTGCAGAAGCGTGTCGTGTGATGCGCCCTGACTCAAAAGTCTTGAATATTTGTGATATGCCCGTTGGAACACTGAGAAGAATGTCCCAAATCGTCGGTAAAACACCAGACGAACTAGAAGTGCGTTACTTTGGATTAAATCACTTTGGTTGGTGGACAAGTATCAAAGATAAAAGTGGTCATGAATATCTTGATCAAATCCGCGAGTACGTGGCTGAGAATGGCTATCTAACATCTGTAGAAGTAGAAACACAACATACAGACCCAAGTTGGCAACAAACGCATAAAAAAGCAAAAGATCTGCTCGCTGTTAATCCAAGATATTTACCGAATACCTATCTGAAATACTATCTGTATCCAGATGATGAAGTGCGTCACTCTGACTGTTCTTATACACGTGCTAATGAAGTCATGAATGGCCGTGAAAAAGAAGTGTTTGATGCAGCGCGCACGATCACCGAAAAAGGAACAGCTGCTGGTGATGAGTTCCATATCGATAGCCACGCCTCTTTTATCGTTGACCTTGCACGAGCAATTGCATTCAACACACATGAAAGAATGTTGATGATTGTTGAAAATAACGGCGCTATCGCTAACTTCCCAGATGATACAATGGTAGAAGTTCCTTGTCTTGTCGGCGTCGATGGACCTGAGCCACTTGCACAAGGTAAGATTCCAGAGTTTGAAAAAACGTTAATGTATCAACAAGTTACCGTAGAAAAAATGGTTGTTGAAGCTTATATAGAAGGCAGCTATTTAAAACTATGGCAAGCTCTGACTTTATCTAAAACCGTTCCAAGTGCAGGCGTTGCAAAAGCCTTACTCGATGACTTGATTGAAGCAAATAAAGGCTTCTGGCCAGAATTAACTTAA
- a CDS encoding PTS transporter subunit EIIC, whose translation MKDKLMNGMQRFAKAMFIPVLILPIAGLLIAIGNLFTNAQLIETFPFLDNPITMGFGTVLSGSLVSILTNLGLIFCVGIATGLADKKKAEAGFTALLGFLVFIYAMNNFLLFNELLVDPEALRGSGQAMVLGVQVLDMGVFLGIILGVVTAIIHNMFADKEFDNAFQIYGGSRFVFIVLIPIVVISAILMSYVWPVIQSGIDSTGTFINQTGNFGLFLYGTLERLLIPTGLHHLIYTPFLYTSLGGVAEIGGEVFEGARNIYFAEMADPSIRVLSESVIWDARGISKMFGLVGACLAMYQTAKPENKAKAKAILIPAVFTSFIAGVTEPIEFSFMFIAPALFVIHSVLSGLSMVTLNLLNVRAIGPNGFIDFLLYNLPLGIERTRWPVFILVGVIYFVIYYLLFRFLITKFNFRTIGREEATQETKLYSKKDYHAAKSGQMVNSVVGDQETEKESGSAPLIVQALGGPDNIDTITNCYTRLRLTLKDPGLVDEQTLRADTGASGVIVKDHNVQVVYGLQVNSVRRSVEQYLGRDPEE comes from the coding sequence ATGAAAGACAAATTGATGAACGGGATGCAGCGCTTTGCAAAAGCGATGTTTATCCCCGTATTGATCTTACCAATTGCCGGTTTACTGATTGCGATTGGGAATCTCTTCACCAACGCACAGTTGATTGAAACTTTTCCGTTTCTAGATAATCCGATCACAATGGGATTTGGAACTGTCTTATCAGGATCTTTGGTCTCTATCTTGACAAACCTTGGACTAATTTTCTGTGTGGGGATTGCAACAGGTCTAGCAGATAAGAAAAAAGCAGAAGCTGGTTTTACAGCACTACTCGGCTTCTTGGTTTTCATCTATGCGATGAATAACTTTTTACTCTTCAATGAGCTGCTTGTCGATCCTGAAGCATTAAGAGGTTCTGGACAAGCGATGGTATTAGGTGTTCAAGTACTGGATATGGGCGTCTTTTTAGGTATTATTCTCGGTGTTGTGACGGCTATTATTCACAATATGTTCGCTGATAAAGAATTTGACAATGCCTTTCAAATTTATGGTGGATCAAGATTCGTATTTATTGTTCTCATTCCTATTGTAGTCATATCTGCTATTTTAATGAGTTACGTTTGGCCAGTTATTCAATCAGGTATTGACTCTACTGGTACATTTATCAATCAAACCGGAAACTTTGGTTTGTTCTTATACGGTACACTTGAACGATTACTCATTCCAACTGGATTGCACCACTTGATTTACACACCTTTCTTATATACATCACTTGGTGGTGTCGCTGAAATTGGTGGCGAAGTTTTTGAAGGTGCCCGCAATATTTACTTTGCTGAGATGGCTGATCCATCTATCCGTGTTCTATCTGAAAGTGTCATCTGGGATGCTCGTGGGATCTCAAAAATGTTTGGTCTAGTCGGTGCTTGCTTGGCTATGTACCAAACAGCTAAACCTGAAAACAAAGCGAAAGCAAAAGCGATTTTAATTCCAGCAGTCTTTACTTCATTTATTGCTGGTGTAACAGAACCGATTGAATTCTCCTTTATGTTTATCGCGCCTGCCCTATTCGTTATTCACTCTGTTTTGAGTGGTTTGAGTATGGTAACACTGAATTTATTAAATGTTAGAGCCATCGGACCAAACGGCTTTATCGATTTCCTTTTATACAATTTACCACTCGGAATTGAACGTACGAGATGGCCGGTATTTATTTTAGTTGGTGTCATCTACTTTGTTATTTACTACTTGCTCTTCCGATTCTTGATTACGAAATTCAATTTCCGGACGATTGGACGAGAAGAAGCTACTCAAGAAACCAAACTCTATTCCAAAAAAGATTATCACGCAGCTAAGTCTGGTCAGATGGTCAATTCAGTTGTTGGCGATCAAGAGACCGAAAAAGAATCTGGTTCAGCTCCGTTGATTGTTCAAGCACTTGGTGGACCAGATAATATTGATACCATCACAAACTGCTATACCCGACTAAGACTGACTCTGAAAGATCCAGGACTAGTAGATGAACAAACGCTACGTGCCGATACAGGTGCAAGTGGTGTCATTGTAAAAGATCATAATGTACAAGTCGTATACGGCTTACAAGTGAATAGCGTCCGCAGGTCTGTTGAACAGTATCTTGGTCGTGACCCAGAAGAATAA
- a CDS encoding MurR/RpiR family transcriptional regulator → MMDLNKLTSEKHLTSLEEEIFKYFIEHIDTVQDMGVRALAKATFTSPASVIRLSKKLGYTGFTDMYYSLLPIIKKVEYSSVDSEETILSTDLKSIIRNCSTETTQQFIDNVLLLKNQYIFIYATGFSQITAEYIYKKLLVLGRKAILASGSDSIGVFENNLEDIGAMIVVSKSGETKQVYQKLQTAKEANIYTVSFTREIENRIGLLSDLNIQVYDFHKLDDRNMLPNLFFPGVLLSFESIVEQYLNQSNT, encoded by the coding sequence ATGATGGATTTAAATAAATTAACGTCTGAAAAGCATTTAACTTCTCTTGAAGAAGAAATTTTCAAGTACTTTATTGAACATATCGATACTGTCCAAGACATGGGTGTCCGAGCTTTGGCAAAAGCTACTTTCACCTCACCTGCCTCCGTTATTCGTTTATCTAAAAAATTAGGGTATACAGGTTTTACAGATATGTATTATTCTTTGTTACCAATTATAAAAAAAGTAGAGTATAGTTCTGTTGATTCAGAAGAAACGATTTTAAGCACCGATTTGAAATCGATTATCCGAAACTGCTCAACCGAGACGACGCAACAATTTATCGATAACGTACTACTCTTGAAGAATCAATACATTTTTATCTATGCCACTGGATTTTCACAGATCACAGCGGAATATATTTACAAAAAATTACTCGTACTCGGTAGAAAAGCCATATTAGCTAGCGGTTCTGACTCCATTGGGGTCTTTGAGAACAATTTAGAGGATATTGGAGCCATGATCGTTGTGTCTAAATCTGGTGAAACAAAACAAGTTTACCAGAAGCTACAAACTGCAAAAGAAGCCAATATTTACACAGTTTCTTTTACTCGAGAAATCGAGAACCGAATTGGTCTATTGTCAGATTTGAATATACAAGTTTACGATTTCCATAAATTAGATGACCGCAATATGTTACCGAACTTGTTTTTCCCCGGTGTGCTCTTGTCCTTTGAATCCATTGTAGAACAGTATCTGAATCAATCAAATACTTGA
- a CDS encoding MurR/RpiR family transcriptional regulator, whose product MTPTQSCKIRIRSLYASFSEKEKRLANYILNHPEKIIHGTITQIAADTHLADSTVFRFCKRIQYNGFQDMKIALASEQTETLQDIHEHLSVDDDSRTIIRKVFESNIKTLEDTLTVLDEAQFKQAIDVLLHANRIELFGFGGSNVIALDGYHKLIRTGLSVSAQIDAHMQLMSASQLTSSDAAILISHTGHSKDILELVDIFKQNNVPTIGITSFTQSPLNDQVDYALHTLSEETDYRSEALSSRIAQLSLLDALYVSIMMQIEEKGKASITKVRKAIQNRRI is encoded by the coding sequence ATGACACCTACTCAGAGCTGTAAAATTAGAATCCGGTCACTTTATGCCTCATTCAGTGAAAAGGAAAAACGATTGGCTAATTATATTTTAAATCATCCTGAAAAAATTATTCACGGAACGATTACTCAAATTGCCGCGGACACTCATTTAGCGGATTCGACGGTCTTCCGATTTTGTAAAAGAATCCAGTATAATGGCTTTCAAGATATGAAAATCGCCTTAGCTTCTGAACAAACAGAGACACTTCAAGATATTCACGAGCATTTGTCTGTCGATGATGATTCTCGTACCATTATTAGAAAAGTGTTTGAATCCAACATAAAAACACTTGAAGACACGTTGACCGTTCTAGACGAAGCCCAATTCAAACAAGCAATTGATGTGCTCCTTCATGCAAACAGAATAGAACTGTTCGGTTTCGGGGGATCCAACGTCATTGCACTTGATGGGTACCATAAATTGATTCGTACCGGTCTATCCGTTTCTGCGCAAATTGATGCACACATGCAATTGATGTCTGCCTCACAACTGACTTCTTCAGATGCGGCCATTCTGATTTCTCACACCGGTCACTCAAAAGATATTCTGGAATTGGTAGATATTTTCAAGCAGAATAATGTTCCAACCATTGGGATAACAAGCTTTACGCAATCCCCTTTAAATGATCAAGTCGATTATGCTTTACACACATTGTCCGAAGAAACAGACTATCGCTCTGAAGCGCTCTCCTCAAGAATTGCGCAACTCAGTCTTTTAGATGCGCTTTACGTCAGCATTATGATGCAAATAGAAGAAAAAGGAAAAGCCTCAATCACTAAAGTCCGTAAAGCCATACAGAATCGTAGAATATAA
- the gnd gene encoding phosphogluconate dehydrogenase (NAD(+)-dependent, decarboxylating), producing MEGEDMKLAIMGLGKMGFNLMQNAIKQNHEVVAYDIHLDQVKQAEEKGAYGAETIEEMIRHLDEQKIIWMMVPSGDITENLITELTPHLSEGDILIDGGNSHYKDTVRRYSKLAEKGISYIDVGTSGGMEGALEGACMMIGGDRLVFEKLEPLFKNLSVENGYLYTGESGSGHFLKMIHNGIEYGMMQSISEGFDILEKSPYDFDHEKVARVWNHGSVIRSWLMELMESAFSEDPKLDQIKGVVQASGEGKWTVETAMELETAAPVIALSLMMRNRSLETDSFSGKVVASLRNQFGGHAVEKQQD from the coding sequence TTGGAGGGTGAAGATATGAAATTAGCAATTATGGGATTAGGAAAAATGGGATTCAATTTAATGCAAAATGCGATCAAACAAAACCACGAAGTTGTAGCTTATGATATCCATTTAGATCAAGTGAAACAGGCGGAAGAAAAAGGAGCCTACGGAGCAGAAACAATAGAAGAGATGATCAGACATTTGGATGAGCAGAAAATCATCTGGATGATGGTTCCTTCAGGTGACATTACAGAAAACTTGATCACTGAATTAACCCCTCATTTGAGTGAAGGAGATATATTAATTGATGGTGGAAATAGTCACTACAAAGATACGGTTAGAAGATACTCCAAGCTCGCTGAAAAAGGTATTTCCTATATCGATGTCGGTACAAGCGGAGGAATGGAAGGTGCTTTAGAGGGCGCCTGCATGATGATTGGCGGAGACCGACTTGTTTTCGAAAAACTAGAACCGCTATTTAAAAATCTATCCGTAGAAAATGGTTACCTCTATACGGGAGAATCTGGTAGTGGGCACTTTCTTAAAATGATTCACAATGGAATTGAATATGGAATGATGCAATCAATTAGTGAGGGATTCGATATTTTAGAAAAAAGTCCTTATGATTTTGACCATGAAAAAGTAGCTCGCGTATGGAATCATGGTTCTGTTATTCGCTCTTGGCTAATGGAATTGATGGAATCAGCTTTCTCTGAAGATCCTAAATTAGATCAAATCAAAGGTGTTGTTCAGGCATCAGGAGAAGGTAAATGGACAGTGGAAACAGCGATGGAACTAGAAACGGCAGCACCAGTCATTGCATTGTCACTCATGATGCGAAACCGCTCTTTAGAAACGGATTCGTTTAGTGGGAAAGTGGTCGCTTCTTTAAGGAATCAGTTTGGTGGACATGCGGTAGAAAAACAACAAGATTAA
- the gntK gene encoding gluconokinase — translation MDTYMMGVDLGTTSTKAVLFDQKGKVRSQSTVEYPLNVPEPGAAVQDPTEILEAVKRSIKEVMDRSRISKKSLKLISFSAAMHSLIAIDDKGLPLTPSITWADQRSEPYAEEIKSQTGLELYKKTGTPIHPMSPLTNILWIRKDQPEIFKRTAKFIGIKEYVFNVFFKEYVVDHSIASATGLLNIYTLDWDKEALEIAGIDSDYLSRLVSTTTQFKGLNSDLADEMGIDLEVPFVIGANDGCLANLGVDAVMPGEVAITIGTSGAIRTVTDKPITDEKGRTFCYALTENHWVIGGPVNNGGMVLRWLRDEFCAEEVQQAKALNQNPYDLITDQIDQVTAGSEGLLFHPYLSGERAPSWNANARGSFFGLAMHHKRDHMMRAVLEGINMNMYMVLLALEELIGTPKEVRATGGFAHSKVWRQMVADIFGHEVHVPETVESACLGAAILGLFAIGEIDDLSEVKKMVKTKSINHPDKEKGLVYKELLPIFIRLSRLYEQEYQSVVAFQNKYTKTE, via the coding sequence GTGGACACATATATGATGGGTGTCGATTTGGGGACAACAAGTACAAAAGCTGTCCTATTCGATCAAAAAGGTAAAGTCAGAAGTCAGTCTACGGTAGAGTACCCTTTAAACGTACCAGAACCGGGAGCGGCTGTTCAAGATCCAACAGAAATACTAGAAGCTGTAAAACGTTCCATCAAAGAAGTCATGGATAGAAGCAGGATTTCCAAAAAGTCATTGAAGCTCATTTCGTTTAGTGCTGCCATGCATAGCTTGATTGCGATCGATGATAAAGGATTACCTTTGACCCCTTCAATCACTTGGGCGGATCAAAGAAGTGAACCTTACGCAGAAGAAATCAAAAGTCAAACTGGATTAGAACTCTATAAAAAAACCGGTACACCAATTCACCCGATGTCTCCATTAACGAATATTTTGTGGATCAGAAAAGATCAACCAGAGATTTTTAAACGGACAGCTAAATTTATCGGGATAAAAGAATATGTCTTCAATGTATTTTTTAAGGAATATGTTGTTGATCACTCCATTGCTTCCGCAACAGGATTACTCAATATTTATACGCTCGATTGGGACAAAGAAGCTTTAGAAATTGCAGGGATCGATTCGGATTATTTATCTCGACTCGTTTCGACAACGACACAGTTTAAGGGGCTCAATTCAGATCTTGCGGACGAAATGGGGATTGATCTTGAAGTGCCTTTTGTCATTGGAGCAAATGATGGCTGCCTAGCAAACTTAGGGGTAGATGCCGTTATGCCAGGAGAAGTTGCGATTACGATTGGGACAAGTGGGGCAATCAGAACCGTTACAGACAAGCCGATTACAGATGAAAAAGGGAGGACCTTCTGTTATGCGCTGACAGAAAACCACTGGGTCATCGGCGGTCCCGTTAATAATGGTGGAATGGTATTGAGATGGTTAAGAGATGAGTTTTGCGCTGAAGAAGTACAACAGGCAAAAGCGCTGAATCAAAACCCGTATGACCTGATTACAGACCAAATTGACCAAGTAACTGCAGGGTCTGAAGGCTTATTGTTTCACCCTTACTTATCAGGAGAAAGAGCCCCTTCTTGGAATGCAAATGCTAGAGGATCTTTTTTCGGACTGGCGATGCACCATAAGCGTGACCACATGATGCGTGCGGTCCTTGAAGGGATCAATATGAATATGTATATGGTCTTGCTGGCGCTAGAAGAATTGATTGGAACACCAAAAGAAGTTCGTGCTACCGGGGGATTCGCCCATTCAAAAGTTTGGAGACAAATGGTCGCAGATATCTTTGGGCATGAAGTGCATGTTCCAGAAACAGTAGAAAGTGCCTGCTTAGGTGCAGCCATTTTAGGATTATTTGCGATTGGAGAAATCGATGATCTTTCTGAAGTGAAGAAAATGGTGAAGACAAAATCAATCAATCACCCGGATAAAGAAAAAGGACTCGTCTATAAAGAGTTATTACCCATATTCATCCGACTAAGTCGATTATACGAGCAAGAGTATCAGTCAGTTGTAGCGTTTCAGAATAAATATACAAAAACGGAATGA
- a CDS encoding alpha-glucosidase, whose translation MKKQWWKKAVAYQIYPRSFYDSNGDGIGDLRGILEKLDYIKELGIDVIWVSPVYESPNDDNGYDISNYHSIMSEFGTMSDFDELLDEVHKRGMKIIMDLVINHTSDEHEWFIESRSSKKNPYRDFYIWHPAKPDGTEINNWESIFGGSVWELDEHTNEYYMHVFSKKQPDLNWENSKVREHLYAMVNWWLDKGIDGFRVDAISHIKKRKGYPNMPNPLNKDYVPSFDGHMNQPGIDLFLSEFAEKTIKNYNVMTVGEANGVTVEDADRWVGEEKGYFDMIFQFEHLGLWGASGEGLNLKELKEVMTRWQKGLDGRGWNALFIENHDLARSVSTWGNDADLRKTSAKALATFYFFMQGTPFIYQGQEIGMTNVQFDSIEEYNDVGMINLYEIETKNGASHEEIMAYIWKNGRDNSRTPMQWSNAPEAGFTSGKPWIGTNPNYPDINVKQTLNDPDSIYHYYKKMIKMRKNTPTLIFGHYELIAKDHEKVYAYLRVYEGIEFVIIVNLFNESTKLDLSEELELGELRLSNYSVVDELNAVMILRPFEARVYKVSKQKVWHDPNYYILS comes from the coding sequence ATGAAGAAACAATGGTGGAAAAAAGCGGTAGCGTATCAAATTTATCCGCGAAGTTTTTATGATTCAAACGGAGATGGCATAGGAGATTTGAGAGGTATACTGGAAAAACTGGATTACATCAAAGAGTTGGGAATTGATGTGATATGGGTAAGCCCAGTGTATGAATCACCTAATGATGATAATGGGTATGACATCAGTAACTATCACAGTATTATGTCGGAATTTGGGACAATGTCTGACTTTGATGAATTGCTGGATGAAGTACATAAGCGTGGAATGAAAATTATTATGGATTTAGTTATCAATCATACGTCAGATGAACATGAGTGGTTTATCGAATCGCGTTCATCGAAGAAGAACCCATATCGTGATTTTTATATCTGGCATCCGGCCAAGCCCGATGGTACAGAAATCAATAATTGGGAGTCGATTTTCGGAGGATCAGTCTGGGAATTAGACGAACATACTAATGAGTACTACATGCATGTGTTTTCCAAGAAACAACCGGATTTAAACTGGGAGAACTCTAAAGTAAGAGAGCATCTCTACGCGATGGTTAACTGGTGGTTAGACAAAGGAATAGATGGCTTCAGAGTGGATGCTATTTCACACATCAAAAAAAGAAAGGGTTATCCTAATATGCCGAATCCTTTAAATAAGGATTATGTACCCTCTTTTGACGGACATATGAACCAGCCAGGTATTGATCTATTTTTGTCTGAGTTTGCAGAAAAGACTATTAAAAATTATAATGTCATGACGGTTGGCGAAGCCAATGGCGTAACAGTTGAAGACGCGGACCGCTGGGTAGGAGAAGAAAAAGGCTATTTTGATATGATTTTCCAGTTTGAACATCTCGGTCTTTGGGGAGCAAGTGGTGAAGGACTAAACCTTAAAGAATTAAAAGAAGTCATGACTAGATGGCAAAAAGGACTTGACGGACGTGGATGGAATGCTTTGTTTATAGAAAATCATGATCTAGCGAGAAGTGTATCTACTTGGGGAAATGACGCGGATTTAAGAAAAACATCTGCAAAAGCCTTGGCAACCTTTTACTTTTTTATGCAAGGAACACCTTTTATTTATCAGGGTCAGGAAATTGGTATGACGAATGTGCAGTTTGACTCAATTGAAGAGTACAACGATGTTGGCATGATCAACTTATATGAAATTGAAACTAAGAACGGAGCGTCTCACGAAGAAATCATGGCATATATTTGGAAGAACGGACGAGATAATTCACGTACCCCAATGCAGTGGTCTAATGCACCAGAAGCCGGATTTACTTCAGGAAAACCTTGGATTGGTACGAATCCAAATTACCCAGATATTAATGTAAAACAAACTTTGAACGATCCTGATTCGATATATCACTACTATAAGAAAATGATTAAGATGCGGAAGAACACCCCTACATTGATATTTGGGCATTACGAATTGATTGCGAAAGACCACGAAAAAGTATACGCCTATTTGCGTGTTTATGAGGGAATAGAGTTTGTGATCATAGTTAATTTATTTAATGAGTCTACAAAGCTTGATTTAAGTGAAGAACTGGAACTAGGAGAATTAAGGTTAAGTAATTATAGCGTAGTAGACGAGCTGAACGCAGTTATGATATTACGTCCATTTGAGGCTAGAGTTTATAAAGTGTCGAAACAAAAAGTTTGGCATGATCCAAACTATTATATTCTTTCGTAA